In Streptomyces sp. NBC_00569, a single genomic region encodes these proteins:
- the sph gene encoding sphingomyelin phosphodiesterase codes for MSRVARRTTGSALAVTLAAASAVLTAPQASAATSADTPRLKVLTYNTFLMSTNLYPNWGQAHRAAAIPAAPFFQGNDVVVLQEAFDNTTSDALKSNASAQYPYQTPVVGRSKDGWDATGGSYSSTTPEDGGVTLLSKWPIVHKEQYVYKDACGSDWWSNKGFVYAVLDVNGAKVHVVGTHTQSTDSGCGAGEAVKDRSLQFKAIKSFLDAKHIPAGEQVMVAGDLNVDSHGGEYASMLADGGFVGADARTGHPYSFDTGTNSIASYRYPGEPKEDLDYVLHVQGHVRPAGWVNNVVKETTAPWTVSSWGTSYTYTNLSDHYPLQAGRQ; via the coding sequence GTGTCCCGCGTTGCCCGCCGCACGACCGGTTCCGCCCTCGCCGTCACCCTCGCCGCCGCCTCCGCGGTCCTGACCGCCCCGCAGGCGTCGGCGGCGACGTCGGCCGATACGCCCAGGCTCAAGGTCCTGACGTACAACACGTTCCTGATGAGCACCAACCTCTACCCCAACTGGGGTCAGGCGCACCGGGCGGCGGCCATCCCGGCCGCGCCCTTCTTCCAGGGCAACGACGTCGTCGTGCTCCAGGAGGCGTTCGACAACACCACGTCGGACGCGCTGAAGAGCAACGCGTCGGCGCAGTACCCGTACCAGACCCCCGTCGTGGGGCGGTCCAAGGACGGCTGGGACGCCACCGGCGGCTCCTACTCGTCGACGACGCCCGAGGACGGCGGCGTGACGCTGCTCAGCAAGTGGCCGATCGTGCACAAGGAGCAGTACGTCTACAAGGACGCGTGCGGCTCCGACTGGTGGTCCAACAAGGGCTTCGTCTACGCCGTCCTCGATGTGAACGGCGCGAAGGTGCACGTGGTCGGGACGCACACCCAGTCCACCGACTCCGGGTGCGGGGCCGGTGAGGCGGTCAAGGACCGCAGCCTCCAGTTCAAGGCCATCAAGTCGTTCCTCGACGCCAAGCACATCCCGGCCGGCGAGCAGGTCATGGTGGCGGGCGACCTCAACGTCGACTCGCACGGCGGGGAGTACGCCTCCATGCTCGCCGACGGCGGATTCGTCGGGGCCGACGCGCGGACCGGGCACCCGTACTCGTTCGACACCGGGACCAACTCGATCGCGAGCTACCGCTACCCGGGCGAGCCCAAGGAGGACCTGGACTACGTCCTGCACGTCCAGGGCCACGTGCGGCCGGCCGGATGGGTCAACAACGTGGTCAAGGAGACCACCGCGCCCTGGACCGTCAGCAGTTGGGGCACCAGCTACACGTACACCAACCTGTCGGACCACTACCCGCTCCAGGCCGGACGGCAGTGA
- a CDS encoding FABP family protein encodes MYDPAPAHPYPDSTSPQEAPAPHPLLAPVLGLLGTWRGRGQGGYPTLDGDFTYGQEVVLSHDGRPFLRFEARAWLLDGDGAPLRPSARESGWWRLQPEGRVEALITQPTGIAEIAVGSADGNTVDLSTDQVALTPTAKEVKATRRRYALADDGTLMFTHDLEAVGMPLQHHLSARLRREA; translated from the coding sequence GTGTACGACCCCGCACCGGCCCACCCGTACCCCGACAGCACCAGCCCGCAGGAGGCTCCCGCCCCGCACCCGCTGCTGGCGCCCGTGCTGGGCCTCCTGGGCACCTGGCGTGGCCGCGGCCAGGGCGGATACCCCACGCTCGACGGGGACTTCACGTACGGGCAGGAGGTCGTCCTCAGCCACGACGGCCGGCCGTTCCTGCGTTTCGAGGCCCGGGCCTGGCTGCTCGACGGCGACGGTGCGCCGCTGCGGCCGTCGGCCCGGGAGAGCGGCTGGTGGCGGCTCCAGCCCGAGGGCCGGGTGGAGGCGCTGATCACGCAGCCGACCGGCATCGCGGAGATCGCCGTCGGTTCCGCGGACGGCAACACGGTCGACCTCTCCACCGACCAGGTGGCGCTCACCCCCACCGCCAAGGAGGTCAAGGCCACGCGCCGCCGCTACGCGCTGGCCGACGACGGCACCCTCATGTTCACCCACGACCTCGAGGCCGTCGGCATGCCGCTCCAGCACCATCTGTCGGCACGGCTGCGGCGCGAGGCCTAG